A window of Rhabdothermincola salaria contains these coding sequences:
- a CDS encoding sugar ABC transporter substrate-binding protein, with protein sequence MSRSPRLRSGRTRVATAVVATTAVVAMAGCGSSDDEQSSAEAATPEASECVETAQAVVDAGRAELELVAPESEVDQAELEGKSLWLVNVVNNQLTTVVADGFTAGAEALGMDTTVIDGQGETNTWIAGIDQAVAQGADGIAILGIDPDLASAPLQKAEDAGIPVVDIFNSNPADPMGTGIVAHVTPDFTRSGELVANWMMADSGCEATAFVLGADVLELQVEMMEAIEATMAEDCPDCSVVRENVDLANLANDLGTKVPNVLRREGDIDYLVPVFDSAVTFALPAAQQAGFEGKVLGHDGVPANLDLVRAGDQALDGAFPPNEWIGWATVDVLANAILGNPFEGYTIPVQLFDETNIGSSNDELFPAYDGYEEAFTTAWGL encoded by the coding sequence ATGTCCCGTTCCCCGCGCCTTCGATCTGGTCGCACCCGAGTGGCCACTGCGGTGGTCGCCACCACTGCGGTGGTGGCCATGGCCGGCTGCGGCAGCTCCGATGATGAACAGTCCTCCGCCGAGGCCGCCACCCCCGAAGCCTCGGAATGCGTGGAGACGGCCCAGGCGGTGGTCGACGCCGGCCGGGCCGAGCTCGAGCTGGTGGCCCCCGAGAGCGAGGTCGACCAGGCCGAGCTCGAGGGCAAGAGCCTCTGGTTGGTGAACGTGGTGAACAACCAGCTGACGACGGTGGTGGCCGACGGCTTCACCGCAGGCGCCGAGGCGCTGGGCATGGACACGACGGTGATCGACGGTCAGGGCGAGACGAACACCTGGATCGCCGGCATCGATCAGGCGGTCGCCCAGGGCGCTGATGGCATCGCCATCCTCGGCATCGATCCCGACCTGGCGTCGGCGCCGTTGCAGAAGGCCGAGGACGCCGGGATCCCGGTGGTCGACATCTTCAACAGCAACCCGGCAGACCCGATGGGCACCGGGATCGTCGCCCACGTCACCCCGGACTTCACCCGCTCAGGTGAGCTGGTGGCCAACTGGATGATGGCCGACTCGGGTTGTGAGGCCACGGCGTTCGTGCTGGGCGCCGACGTGCTCGAGCTGCAGGTCGAGATGATGGAGGCCATCGAGGCCACCATGGCCGAGGACTGCCCGGACTGCTCGGTGGTCCGCGAGAACGTCGACCTGGCCAACCTGGCCAACGACCTCGGCACGAAGGTGCCGAACGTGCTGCGCCGTGAGGGCGACATCGACTACCTGGTCCCGGTGTTCGACTCGGCGGTGACGTTCGCCCTGCCGGCGGCCCAGCAGGCCGGGTTCGAGGGCAAGGTGCTCGGCCACGACGGCGTGCCGGCCAACCTCGACCTGGTGCGGGCCGGCGACCAGGCGCTCGACGGTGCGTTCCCGCCGAACGAGTGGATCGGTTGGGCCACCGTCGACGTGCTGGCCAACGCCATCCTCGGCAACCCGTTCGAGGGCTACACGATCCCTGTCCAGCTGTTCGACGAGACGAACATCGGCTCGAGCAACGACGAGCTCTTCCCCGCCTACGACGGCTACGAAGAGGCGTTCACCACGGCCTGGGGTCTGTGA
- a CDS encoding sugar ABC transporter ATP-binding protein, with product MTAPLALGASGVSKTFGAIKVLHDVTFEVRAGEIHGLVGQNGSGKSTLIKILTGVHEPDPGAELVSWGLRMDLPVGRPQNHGIAVIHQDLGLDGQMTVLENLGIASGYGQRALGPIDWPAERRLAEQQMTRFGYRVPLDRLVDDLPAADRAITAILRASRALSVSPNRGHQLFILDEPTAYLNEADAELLRDLMRRVAENGDSVIFISHFLPEVLSTCHRVSVLRDGHLVATRPTSELGEDELIQLMLARRMSDFYPPPPSGPSGDVALSVSSLSGAVVNGVDLDVRPGELVGITGLTGSGYEELPYLLAGARPRRGRISASGTELPVGVRHAVKAGMVLVPSDRKREGVWTEATAAENLSLPVLGRYRSRGFLALRRERAVAGEAMRRFQVSPSDPVMPVGRFSGGNQQKLVLAKWLQVDPRILVLDEPTQGVDAGARRDILELIRAQIEQGTAGLMCSADHEQLAAVCNRVLVMRGGTICAELSGEDLTEDAVLGVCHAA from the coding sequence ATGACCGCCCCGTTGGCGCTCGGCGCCTCCGGGGTGTCGAAGACGTTCGGTGCCATCAAGGTGCTCCACGACGTCACCTTCGAGGTGCGCGCCGGGGAGATCCACGGCCTGGTGGGTCAGAACGGGTCGGGCAAGAGCACCCTCATCAAGATCCTCACCGGGGTCCACGAGCCCGACCCCGGCGCGGAGCTGGTGTCGTGGGGGCTGCGCATGGACCTGCCGGTCGGACGGCCCCAGAACCACGGCATCGCCGTGATCCACCAGGACCTGGGCCTCGACGGCCAGATGACGGTGCTGGAGAACCTCGGCATCGCGTCGGGCTACGGCCAGCGGGCGCTGGGACCGATCGACTGGCCGGCGGAGCGACGCCTGGCCGAGCAGCAGATGACCCGGTTCGGCTATCGGGTCCCCCTCGACAGGCTGGTGGACGACCTGCCGGCTGCGGATCGGGCCATCACCGCCATCTTGCGGGCCAGCCGTGCGCTGTCGGTGAGCCCGAACCGGGGGCACCAGCTGTTCATCCTCGACGAGCCCACCGCCTACCTCAACGAAGCCGACGCCGAGCTGCTGCGCGATCTGATGCGGCGCGTGGCCGAGAACGGCGACAGCGTCATCTTCATCAGCCACTTCCTGCCCGAGGTGCTGTCCACGTGCCATCGGGTCAGCGTGCTGCGCGACGGGCACCTGGTGGCGACGCGCCCGACGTCGGAGCTGGGTGAGGACGAGTTGATCCAGCTCATGCTCGCTCGACGGATGAGCGACTTCTATCCCCCGCCGCCGAGCGGGCCGAGCGGAGATGTGGCCCTGTCGGTGAGCTCGCTGTCGGGCGCGGTGGTCAACGGGGTCGACCTGGATGTGCGGCCCGGCGAGCTGGTGGGCATCACCGGCTTGACCGGCTCGGGCTACGAGGAGCTGCCGTACCTCCTCGCCGGGGCCCGACCGAGGCGGGGGCGGATCAGCGCCTCCGGCACGGAGCTCCCCGTCGGCGTGCGCCACGCGGTGAAGGCGGGGATGGTGCTGGTGCCCTCGGACCGCAAGCGCGAGGGCGTGTGGACCGAGGCGACCGCGGCGGAGAACCTGAGCCTGCCCGTCCTGGGCCGCTACCGGTCGAGGGGCTTCCTCGCCCTGCGGCGAGAGCGAGCCGTGGCCGGCGAGGCGATGCGGCGCTTCCAGGTCTCACCGTCGGATCCGGTGATGCCTGTCGGCCGCTTCAGCGGCGGCAACCAGCAGAAGTTGGTGCTGGCCAAGTGGCTCCAGGTGGACCCGCGCATCCTGGTGCTCGACGAACCGACCCAGGGCGTCGACGCCGGCGCCCGTCGCGACATCCTCGAGCTGATCAGGGCCCAGATCGAGCAGGGCACGGCCGGGCTGATGTGCTCGGCCGACCACGAGCAGCTGGCCGCGGTGTGCAACCGGGTGCTGGTCATGCGAGGGGGCACGATCTGTGCGGAGCTGAGCGGCGAGGATCTCACCGAGGACGCGGTGCTCGGCGTGTGCCACGCCGCGTAG
- a CDS encoding hydantoinase B/oxoprolinase family protein yields the protein MSDSDDTATVAIDPITFEVIRNSLIAASNEMALVVAKTAYSTPVNEGRDFAGTIYDRHGNLASQGEFDLPAFTGLTLLTVPEVIRTIGLENMQPGDVYMINDPYVASTHCNDVHLIKPVFRDGERIAFVASTCHWSDVGGVVAGSLNCRARSHFEEGVRIPAVAIYKAGVLNEDVLKVLLLNMRESWERRGDFNAQISALAAGEGRIQAIADRYGADVLMASMEEAQNHSERLIRAALRALPDGRYDSMDKVDRDLSTDEPKVIRLALTVDGDEAVFDLTGSDTAADCGINCTLPATTSAVFIALASILPPMPMNAGVMRAIDLKVTKGSLLWAQPPSAISGLAATSMECVISCVTQALSKAFPERGAGSPYSILNAVFAGFDDRAEFGSSFINYSWGFGGIGATKTHDGASCVGSPYTASTQNIPCELQERRYPVLYWRNMFLQDSGGPGRTRGGLGQDQLLSFPYATGTVSCIGNRERFGPPGVFGGHPGKLAHLILNRDSDQERMIGIFAVNEHAEKGDSMSFWSSGGGGYGDPLERDPAAVLEDVIDDYVSIEGAAEDFGVVVVPIDRRRLIYEIDLEATESLRASLRERTNEEVPA from the coding sequence GTGTCCGACTCCGACGACACCGCAACGGTGGCGATCGACCCGATCACCTTCGAGGTGATCCGCAACTCGCTCATCGCGGCGAGCAACGAGATGGCCCTCGTCGTCGCCAAGACCGCCTACTCCACCCCGGTCAACGAGGGGCGGGACTTCGCCGGGACGATCTACGACCGGCACGGGAACCTGGCGTCGCAGGGCGAGTTCGACCTGCCGGCCTTCACTGGCCTCACGCTGCTCACCGTGCCCGAGGTGATCCGCACCATCGGACTCGAGAACATGCAGCCGGGCGACGTGTACATGATCAACGACCCGTATGTGGCGTCGACGCACTGCAACGACGTGCACCTCATCAAGCCGGTGTTCCGTGACGGCGAGCGCATCGCCTTCGTCGCGTCGACCTGCCACTGGTCCGACGTCGGCGGCGTCGTGGCGGGTTCGCTGAACTGCCGGGCCCGCAGCCACTTCGAGGAGGGGGTGCGGATCCCGGCGGTGGCGATCTACAAGGCCGGTGTGCTCAACGAGGACGTCCTCAAGGTGCTGCTCCTCAACATGCGTGAGTCGTGGGAGCGGCGCGGTGACTTCAACGCCCAGATCTCGGCGCTGGCCGCCGGTGAGGGGCGGATCCAGGCGATCGCCGACCGCTACGGCGCCGACGTGCTCATGGCCTCCATGGAGGAGGCGCAGAACCACTCCGAGCGCTTGATCCGGGCCGCCCTGCGGGCCCTTCCCGACGGCCGCTACGACTCGATGGACAAGGTGGACCGTGACCTGAGCACCGACGAGCCCAAGGTGATCCGCCTAGCGCTGACCGTCGATGGCGACGAGGCCGTGTTCGATCTCACCGGGTCGGACACGGCGGCCGACTGCGGCATCAACTGCACCTTGCCGGCCACCACGTCGGCCGTGTTCATCGCCCTGGCGTCGATCCTCCCGCCGATGCCGATGAACGCCGGGGTCATGCGGGCGATCGACCTGAAGGTGACGAAGGGTTCGCTGCTGTGGGCCCAGCCTCCGTCGGCCATCTCGGGCCTGGCGGCCACCAGCATGGAGTGCGTCATCAGCTGCGTGACCCAGGCCCTCTCCAAGGCCTTCCCCGAGCGTGGCGCAGGCAGCCCCTACAGCATCCTCAACGCGGTGTTCGCCGGGTTCGACGACCGGGCCGAGTTCGGTTCGTCGTTCATCAACTACTCGTGGGGGTTCGGCGGGATCGGCGCCACCAAGACCCACGACGGGGCCAGCTGCGTCGGGTCGCCCTACACGGCCAGCACCCAGAACATCCCGTGCGAGCTCCAGGAGCGCCGCTACCCGGTCCTGTACTGGCGCAACATGTTCCTGCAGGACTCGGGTGGGCCCGGCAGGACGCGGGGCGGGCTGGGGCAGGACCAGCTCCTGTCGTTCCCCTACGCCACCGGCACGGTGTCGTGCATCGGCAACCGGGAGCGCTTCGGCCCGCCGGGGGTCTTCGGCGGCCACCCCGGCAAGCTCGCCCACCTGATCCTCAACCGGGACAGCGACCAGGAGCGCATGATCGGCATCTTCGCCGTGAACGAGCACGCCGAGAAGGGCGACTCGATGTCGTTCTGGTCCTCCGGGGGCGGTGGCTACGGCGATCCGCTCGAGCGCGATCCCGCCGCCGTGCTGGAGGACGTGATCGACGACTACGTGTCCATCGAGGGCGCGGCCGAGGACTTCGGCGTGGTGGTCGTGCCCATCGACCGCCGACGCCTGATCTACGAGATCGACCTCGAGGCCACGGAGTCGCTGCGGGCCTCGCTCCGTGAGCGCACCAACGAGGAGGTGCCGGCATGA
- a CDS encoding hydantoinase/oxoprolinase family protein: MSRYRIGVDVGGTFTDFVLYDTATAETTTLKVPTTPDDPSIGIIEGIEKLGVPLAEVDGIAHGTTTATNALIERGGAKTAVLVTEGHRDTLEMRRCNREELYDAQWYPPAPLVPRRHRLELKERLFWDGEVAQPLDEEHLRDVIETLQAREIESVAICLMHSYQHPAHEQRVKELVQAALPDAFVTASHECSQEFREFERGSTVAANAFVGPKVRTYMRNLERGLGDAGLTADVAIMQSNGGVCSIDEAASLPVKLARSGPAGGAMALQTLSSLTGIGQLVGIDIGGTSADVSVIVDGTPRWTSPLTVEWGLPLLLPSVDVISIGAGGGSLAWIDEGGVLHMGPQSAGARPGPACYGKGGVRPTSTDAHVVLGRVAADRFLDGEMTIDAELAEEAIATYVAEPMGMSVEEAAAGMVRILDTTMLQAIRFVTVEKGYDPRTFALVGFGGGGPLHVVDLARELGMARAIVPAAPGVLSAWGMLTVDMVQDRSRTVLRRRKAVENDALSDTFAELKDSIAESFHRQGVEDAAITYEYFVDMQYYGQAYSMAVGLSDLTERLDGPGHDDIRVSEEGVLSVPLALDPDARPTVTDEVLAEATGHFHDEHAREYGHADPDQEVQFVHARVFGRASVAQLALEPGELVGPDPSAARVGARSMLFDGVRQNTAVYDRSRLRPGNEIVGPGVVEEASSATVLPPGSSATVDPFGNLLITTGV, encoded by the coding sequence ATGAGCCGCTATCGCATCGGTGTTGACGTGGGTGGCACCTTCACCGACTTCGTCCTCTACGACACCGCCACCGCCGAGACGACCACCCTGAAGGTGCCCACCACCCCGGACGATCCCTCGATCGGGATCATCGAGGGGATCGAGAAGCTCGGCGTCCCGCTCGCCGAGGTGGACGGCATCGCCCACGGCACCACCACCGCCACCAACGCCCTCATCGAGCGAGGCGGGGCCAAGACCGCGGTGTTGGTCACCGAAGGCCACCGAGACACCCTCGAGATGCGGCGCTGCAACCGTGAGGAGCTGTACGACGCGCAGTGGTACCCGCCGGCTCCGCTGGTGCCCCGGAGGCATCGCCTGGAGCTCAAGGAGCGCCTCTTCTGGGACGGCGAGGTCGCCCAACCCCTTGACGAGGAGCACCTCCGCGACGTGATCGAGACGCTCCAGGCCCGTGAGATCGAGTCGGTCGCCATCTGCTTGATGCACTCCTACCAGCACCCGGCCCACGAGCAGCGGGTCAAGGAGTTGGTGCAGGCGGCGCTGCCGGATGCCTTCGTCACGGCGTCGCACGAGTGCTCCCAGGAGTTCCGGGAGTTCGAGCGCGGTTCGACGGTTGCGGCCAACGCGTTCGTGGGCCCGAAGGTGCGCACCTACATGCGCAACCTCGAACGGGGCCTGGGCGACGCCGGGCTCACCGCCGACGTGGCGATCATGCAGTCCAACGGCGGGGTGTGCTCGATCGACGAAGCGGCGTCGCTGCCGGTGAAGCTGGCCCGCAGCGGGCCGGCGGGCGGGGCCATGGCGTTGCAGACGCTGTCGTCGCTGACCGGCATCGGCCAGCTCGTCGGGATCGACATCGGCGGCACCTCGGCGGACGTGTCGGTGATCGTCGACGGCACGCCTCGGTGGACGAGCCCGCTGACTGTCGAGTGGGGTCTGCCCCTGCTGTTGCCGAGCGTCGACGTCATCTCCATCGGCGCCGGTGGCGGGTCGTTGGCCTGGATCGACGAGGGCGGCGTGCTCCACATGGGCCCGCAGAGCGCAGGTGCCCGGCCGGGACCGGCCTGCTACGGCAAGGGCGGGGTGCGTCCCACCTCGACCGACGCCCACGTGGTGCTGGGCCGGGTGGCCGCCGATCGGTTCCTCGACGGTGAGATGACCATCGACGCGGAGCTCGCCGAGGAGGCCATCGCCACCTACGTGGCCGAGCCGATGGGCATGAGCGTCGAGGAGGCGGCCGCCGGCATGGTGCGGATCCTCGACACCACCATGTTGCAGGCGATCCGGTTCGTGACCGTGGAGAAGGGGTACGACCCCCGCACGTTCGCCCTCGTCGGGTTCGGCGGTGGCGGCCCGCTGCACGTGGTGGACCTGGCCCGGGAGCTCGGCATGGCCCGGGCCATCGTGCCGGCAGCGCCCGGGGTGCTGTCGGCGTGGGGGATGCTCACCGTCGACATGGTCCAGGACCGCAGCCGCACGGTCCTGCGCCGCCGCAAGGCCGTCGAGAACGACGCCCTCAGCGACACCTTCGCCGAGCTGAAGGACTCCATCGCCGAGTCGTTCCACCGCCAGGGCGTCGAGGACGCCGCCATCACCTACGAGTACTTCGTCGACATGCAGTACTACGGCCAGGCCTATTCGATGGCGGTGGGGCTCAGCGACCTCACCGAGCGTCTGGACGGACCCGGCCACGACGACATCCGGGTGAGCGAGGAGGGTGTGCTGTCGGTCCCCCTCGCGCTGGACCCGGACGCCCGTCCCACGGTCACCGACGAGGTGCTGGCCGAGGCCACCGGGCACTTCCACGACGAGCATGCCCGTGAGTACGGCCATGCCGATCCGGACCAGGAGGTGCAGTTCGTCCACGCCCGGGTGTTCGGGCGGGCGAGCGTGGCCCAGCTGGCCCTCGAGCCCGGTGAGCTCGTCGGACCCGACCCGAGTGCGGCCCGGGTCGGGGCGAGGTCGATGCTCTTCGACGGCGTCCGCCAGAACACCGCGGTCTACGACCGGTCGCGGCTGCGGCCCGGCAACGAGATCGTCGGCCCCGGGGTCGTGGAGGAGGCGTCCTCGGCCACCGTCTTGCCGCCGGGCTCGTCGGCCACCGTCGACCCGTTCGGGAACCTGCTCATCACCACCGGCGTCTGA
- a CDS encoding lipocalin family protein, translated as MTPTPRSSRSSRSFAVASVVLACALVGAACGSSAGEESSTDAGRTAGGCDAEALVGEPLFTPPSDTSRKSASYDTEPVAPQSQDCDRMRTFLATPQPGFDLQSYVFYGHLETAEGTTIPFSTLTQRQAAELGTAESPALRVTAMTVNPGDGIAIGGVDGVLSSTVTESSTTNPFSRRTQQSDGSDLPPEYVDIRVVEGQLGRPGAVVELTGQLAAERMADPDDGTVPLQVSVRIRDVAGVGQWGYGPSGFFPQWLLPEQHRAVTDSFDGDVEAYLEATGEPLTDQGSYYYSSPVVDVESFTITSGDEVVARGTGGELLIDYVTQSFDAAAAAVVDGGVQWTEFSTLLDDDRTMKVGVVEQASVGTLPYAIELRADGDRLANGSLAASQRWPIDGITLTPDAAATWTSPRSGKTYTMRYTAELTAADGTRSSLTYEALYDDQELTVAGRTVYEGLFRVTGELDGETVQGYAWAEIQPAGSV; from the coding sequence GTGACTCCCACGCCCCGTTCTTCCCGCTCGTCGCGCTCGTTCGCCGTCGCCTCCGTCGTGCTGGCCTGCGCCCTGGTCGGTGCCGCGTGCGGCTCGTCGGCCGGGGAGGAGTCGTCCACCGACGCCGGGCGGACCGCGGGGGGTTGCGACGCCGAGGCGCTGGTCGGCGAGCCGCTGTTCACCCCGCCCAGCGACACCTCGAGGAAGTCGGCCTCCTACGACACCGAGCCGGTCGCACCCCAGTCCCAGGACTGCGACCGGATGCGCACCTTCCTGGCCACCCCCCAGCCGGGCTTCGACCTGCAGTCCTACGTGTTCTACGGCCACCTCGAGACCGCGGAGGGCACCACCATCCCGTTCTCCACCCTGACCCAACGCCAGGCCGCCGAGCTGGGCACGGCCGAGTCGCCGGCGCTGCGGGTCACGGCCATGACCGTGAACCCGGGGGACGGCATCGCCATCGGCGGGGTCGACGGCGTGCTCTCCAGCACCGTCACGGAGTCGTCCACCACCAACCCGTTCTCGCGGCGCACCCAGCAGTCCGACGGCTCGGACCTGCCGCCCGAGTACGTCGACATCCGGGTGGTGGAGGGCCAGCTGGGCCGGCCCGGGGCGGTCGTCGAGCTCACCGGCCAGCTCGCCGCTGAGCGCATGGCCGACCCCGACGACGGCACCGTGCCCCTGCAGGTGTCGGTGCGCATCCGAGACGTGGCCGGGGTGGGCCAGTGGGGCTACGGGCCGTCCGGGTTCTTCCCGCAGTGGCTGCTGCCCGAACAGCACCGTGCCGTCACCGACAGCTTCGACGGTGACGTCGAGGCGTACCTCGAGGCGACCGGTGAGCCGCTCACCGACCAGGGCTCGTACTACTACTCCTCGCCGGTGGTCGACGTGGAGTCCTTCACCATCACCAGCGGCGACGAGGTCGTCGCCCGCGGCACCGGCGGCGAGCTCCTCATCGATTACGTCACCCAGAGCTTCGACGCCGCCGCCGCCGCTGTGGTCGACGGCGGCGTGCAGTGGACCGAGTTCTCCACCCTCCTCGACGACGACCGCACCATGAAGGTCGGGGTCGTGGAACAGGCGTCGGTGGGCACCCTGCCCTACGCCATCGAGCTGCGAGCCGACGGCGACCGGCTCGCCAACGGCTCGCTCGCCGCGTCGCAGCGCTGGCCGATCGACGGCATCACCCTCACCCCCGACGCGGCCGCCACCTGGACCAGCCCCCGATCGGGCAAGACCTACACGATGCGCTACACCGCCGAGCTGACCGCCGCCGACGGAACGCGCTCGTCGTTGACCTACGAGGCGCTCTACGACGACCAGGAGCTCACCGTCGCCGGGCGCACCGTCTACGAGGGCCTGTTCCGGGTCACCGGCGAGCTCGACGGCGAGACCGTGCAGGGCTACGCCTGGGCCGAGATCCAACCCGCCGGATCCGTCTAG
- a CDS encoding branched-chain amino acid ABC transporter substrate-binding protein, producing MTTTASRRRPTRALVVAAALTLALLAAACGSDTSSSTTTTGSDTTADASGSTSDTFRIGLQGPLTGSLADLGQGMLRGAEMAAETLNADGGIDGRQVEIVPIDDAGDPDTGEAAATEAIDAGLDAVAGPYNSGVGSVTLPLYIDAGLVPMRLTSADSTAGLGFTLQPMTSQIAPAAVTAITTWAEADRVALIVDSTEEYTQDAAAAMEELLPEAGVTITGVEEIQPGADSYTDAVEAALATDPELVYVVTYSPEAGAIAQDMAAADRSDIRCLIDYGGYDDGFVAAAGDAGARCSLVGVPAPDDFPDSASLVAAFEDTFDAEPGAWTPYTHDSVLLLADAIERAGSTDPEALTEALATTSGWTGWTGTVSFDADTGDREPAPVTVDTLGDDGHLHVDDTWAAAVGFTY from the coding sequence ATGACCACCACCGCATCCAGGCGACGCCCCACGAGGGCGCTCGTCGTCGCCGCCGCCCTCACGCTGGCGCTGCTCGCGGCCGCCTGCGGCAGCGACACCTCGTCATCGACCACCACGACGGGGTCCGACACCACCGCCGACGCCAGCGGTTCGACGAGCGACACCTTCCGCATCGGTCTGCAAGGACCCCTCACCGGCAGCCTGGCCGACCTCGGCCAGGGCATGCTGCGCGGCGCCGAGATGGCCGCCGAGACCCTCAACGCCGACGGTGGCATCGACGGGCGGCAGGTCGAGATCGTGCCCATCGACGACGCCGGTGACCCCGACACCGGGGAGGCGGCCGCCACCGAGGCCATCGACGCCGGCCTCGATGCCGTCGCCGGTCCCTACAACTCCGGGGTGGGCAGCGTGACCCTGCCGCTGTACATCGACGCCGGGCTGGTGCCGATGCGCCTCACCAGCGCCGACAGCACCGCCGGCCTCGGCTTCACCCTCCAGCCCATGACCTCCCAGATCGCCCCGGCGGCGGTCACCGCCATCACCACCTGGGCCGAGGCCGACCGGGTCGCGCTCATCGTGGACTCGACCGAGGAGTACACCCAGGACGCCGCCGCCGCCATGGAGGAGCTGCTGCCCGAGGCCGGGGTGACGATCACCGGGGTCGAGGAGATCCAACCCGGTGCCGACAGCTACACCGACGCCGTCGAGGCGGCACTGGCCACCGACCCCGAGCTCGTCTACGTGGTGACCTACTCGCCCGAGGCCGGTGCCATCGCCCAGGACATGGCCGCCGCCGACCGCAGCGACATCCGCTGCCTCATCGACTACGGCGGCTACGACGACGGGTTCGTGGCTGCCGCCGGCGACGCCGGGGCCCGCTGCTCGCTGGTGGGCGTGCCCGCCCCCGACGACTTCCCCGACAGCGCATCGCTCGTCGCCGCCTTCGAGGACACGTTCGACGCCGAGCCCGGCGCCTGGACGCCCTACACCCACGACTCCGTGCTCCTGCTCGCCGACGCCATCGAGCGCGCCGGGAGCACCGACCCCGAAGCCCTCACCGAGGCGTTGGCCACCACCAGCGGTTGGACCGGGTGGACCGGCACCGTCTCCTTCGACGCCGACACCGGCGATCGCGAGCCGGCCCCGGTCACCGTCGACACCCTCGGTGACGACGGCCACCTCCACGTCGACGACACCTGGGCCGCCGCCGTCGGCTTCACCTACTGA
- a CDS encoding ABC transporter permease — protein MAASTSTATPTAAEPTTADQSAPSPSGPGGRTGAALRSIGSRYGVVFCLVALTLVFSVWMPDTFATASNFQTMVNSQAVLLLLAATATIVLRAGDFDLSIAATMTLSASVAAVLSTNDVALPLVVLASLGVGLVVGIVNGVLVVKADVSSFIVTLGMLTALGGLAYWATDSRVIAGVPDPLRDFARTEVLGFPLSTLYGWVLIGVLWYVYERTPLGRYLLFVGGGRDAARLAGLPVDRLRLGAYLVSGTLAAFVGLVLVGSLGSMDPSIGGQYLLQPFAAAFLGATTLKVGRFNAVGTLVGLYLLTVGITGLQLLGADPWVSSVFNGAALVIAVTLAKLAGRGR, from the coding sequence GTGGCTGCGTCCACCTCCACGGCGACGCCGACCGCGGCCGAGCCCACGACGGCGGACCAGTCGGCCCCGTCCCCGTCCGGCCCTGGTGGCCGGACGGGGGCGGCGCTGCGCTCCATCGGTTCGCGCTACGGAGTCGTGTTCTGCCTGGTGGCGCTGACGCTGGTGTTCAGCGTGTGGATGCCGGACACGTTCGCCACCGCCTCCAACTTCCAGACCATGGTCAACTCCCAGGCCGTGCTGCTGTTGCTGGCCGCCACGGCGACCATCGTGTTGCGGGCGGGCGACTTCGACCTCTCGATCGCCGCCACCATGACGCTCTCGGCGTCGGTGGCGGCGGTGCTGTCCACCAACGACGTCGCCCTGCCGCTGGTCGTGCTCGCCAGCCTGGGCGTCGGCCTCGTGGTCGGGATCGTCAACGGCGTGTTGGTGGTGAAGGCCGACGTGAGCTCCTTCATCGTCACCCTCGGCATGCTCACCGCGCTCGGTGGCCTCGCCTACTGGGCGACCGACAGCCGGGTCATCGCCGGCGTGCCCGACCCGCTGCGGGACTTCGCTCGCACCGAGGTCCTGGGGTTCCCGCTGTCCACGCTCTACGGGTGGGTGCTGATCGGCGTGCTCTGGTACGTCTACGAGCGCACACCGCTGGGGCGCTACCTGTTGTTCGTGGGCGGTGGCCGGGATGCGGCTCGCTTGGCCGGGCTGCCGGTCGATCGTCTGCGGCTGGGTGCCTACCTGGTCTCGGGGACGCTGGCCGCCTTCGTCGGTCTGGTGCTGGTCGGGAGCCTCGGTTCCATGGATCCGAGCATCGGTGGCCAGTACCTGCTCCAGCCGTTCGCGGCGGCGTTCCTGGGGGCCACCACCCTCAAGGTGGGTCGCTTCAACGCCGTGGGCACCCTGGTGGGCCTCTACCTGTTGACCGTCGGCATCACCGGGCTGCAGCTCCTCGGAGCCGACCCGTGGGTCTCGAGCGTGTTCAACGGTGCGGCGCTGGTGATCGCGGTCACGTTGGCCAAGCTGGCGGGGCGGGGACGATGA